A window of the Zeugodacus cucurbitae isolate PBARC_wt_2022May chromosome 2, idZeuCucr1.2, whole genome shotgun sequence genome harbors these coding sequences:
- the LOC105213890 gene encoding titin gives MENIFSLFTVLVVYTSISYASHHGFDESSFGGHHPIETHSEVSKHVPVKVIEKVPLSIPHPVPVEVPNVIRIQIPEPYAVHVPVEQEIQVPTYNIVPEITEKRIPYTVEKPYPVEVERPYPVEVVKQIKIPVPKPYPVPITIYKHVVQKDHGWDK, from the exons ATGGAAAATATA ttttcGCTGTTCACCGTTTTGGTTGTGTATACAAGCATAAGTTATGCCTCACATCATGGCTTTGATGAGTCATCATTTGGCGGTCATCATCCCATTGAAACGCACTCTGAGGTCTCCAAGCATGTGCCGGTTAAAGTAATCGAGAAAGTACCACTCTCAATACCGCACCCGGTACCTGTAGAGGTGCCGAATGTTATACGCATACAAATACCCGAACCATATGCAGTGCATGTGCCCGTGGAACAAGAGATTCAAGTGCCCACATATAATATTGTGCCAGAGATAACCGAAAAACGTATACCCTACACAGTCGAGAAGCCATATCCGGTGGAAGTGGAGCGCCCATACCCCGTAGAAGTGGTGAAACAGATTAAGATTCCAGTACCAAAACCATATCCGGTGCCAATTACTATTTACAAACATGTTGTGCAGAAGGATCATGGTTGGGATAAATAA